In the Juglans microcarpa x Juglans regia isolate MS1-56 chromosome 6D, Jm3101_v1.0, whole genome shotgun sequence genome, one interval contains:
- the LOC121235573 gene encoding tRNA (adenine(58)-N(1))-methyltransferase catalytic subunit TRMT61A-like, whose amino-acid sequence MYDLLQILVLSYWIGKPFGTKVFSNKGGFIYLLAPTPELWALVPSHRIQILYIADISLVIMYLEIVSGCLVLESGTGSGSLTTSLARAIAPTGHVYSFDFHE is encoded by the coding sequence ATGTATGatttgcttcaaatattggtactGAGCTACTGGATTGGAAAGCCCTTTGGAACCAAGGTTTTTAGCAACAAGGGTGGTTTTATTTACTTGTTAGCTCCAACTCCTGAATTGTGGGCTTTGGTTCCAAGTCACAGGATCCAGATTCTCTATATTGCTGATATTAGCCTTGTCATCATGTACTTGGAAATAGTTTCTGGTTGTTTGGTTCTGGAATCTGGGACTGGAAGTGGATCTTTAACTACATCACTTGCAAGGGCCATTGCTCCTACAGGGCACGTCTACTCATTTGATTTTCATGAATAA
- the LOC121233964 gene encoding COP1-interacting protein 7, translated as MDSTTLLDHVLFQLTPTRTRCDLVIFAGGLGENLASGLLEPFVLHLKCAKDQISRGGYSITLRPAGSRAPWFTKATLQRFVRFVSTPEVLERFVTIEREIVQIENSIQSCDSIEADGNGSATDGKKSNASSDSKGESSGKGNGVAEENSKIRLQRVLETRKAVLRKEQAMAYARALVTGYELDYIEDLISFADAFGASRLREACINFIDLCKKKNEDRLWVDEIAAMQASSQPELPYLGTSEIILAGEDHDDSFMINVHPNSLSGGKQNGSVDASVSNSTAINGSLDISQDTSLPASTQIPSTNGRAQVPPMSWPNQLPQYMPNFQGPVFQQMPPYPGYVFPGMQPASSYYPGPRQWPSNVEDAGLALDRELDNRRNHKSSYRNKKKLSRGKVLETSDQDGSTEPSDSGSETESEDEHLEKGKKSSSKEQPRKKKHGKKSSRKVVIRNINYITSKRDTEKDTISEGNSSDEESFIDGDSLKQQVEEAVESLERRQKSTSHRRKKQQGVKHPGIADGSNDGTDQEIKNGVSNDSEGKKRNDNWDAFQNLLMRDESSYVATEPNTVEVQEEYFMTKNSEEGRASNLEKEKVTKHQTVPSDSFVVTERNTGMDGKTPLREFEVEESVHPTIRKADTTAEELLFSQRIEESGDHSHAILSDCATEFSITKRQNEGDWFISSQPDKSSNQDESKDFNMFDSIYNSLVAVDVSCAEKNKKDVLADDSFMVQARSVDNESDSQLRTDISMVPEIVGATRYDNGTPEISNNKPEAIATHEPDDLYMVLDRDARVEHSMASWTPEMDYENNILSVAANKRQSDSETAGCVDDKLPSNSKDTKAKRETPVGKVSNKEARSTLLNGSVGKSKLGTILRSNKSSFGSQTSTTKSKFEKEEEKRKRMEELLLKRQQRIAERSASSGLNTATTKRTAAVNRTVTTSIKIEKTKTQTPIQETKKLQKPVLRSSTIDRLATARIHKVSPTQSKSVKPKKSTLKATGAGASTLPKKTADAENKKPSPNKVKPSDEIMVPKNSNQALSLDSDIQVKDYLNSTAGLPVKSLAAQITQATGALDLKDIKELHSTSSTEKNGDDKMLHRDTLDDGNYSGNSVNVASSVPTDHIPHLVPLEGNVDGLSNASSVHAEEKTLSEGSCDHIPEIAIHPMPVSPNKGPIASAENIEANGPKNENILFSPEISEIEILTPPPSNGAVSRTVHSRKKWESDENSTKPAKGFRRLLLFGRKKAETHL; from the exons atgGACTCCACAACTCTTCTTGACCATGTTCTTTTCCAACTTACTCCAACCAGAACCAG ATGTGACTTGGTGATTTTCGCCGGCGGTCTGGGCGAGAATTTGGCGTCGGGGCTTCTGGAACCCTTTGTTTTGCACCTTAAGTGCGCCAAAGATCAGATTTCGAGAGGTGGGTATTCGATCACTCTGCGTCCGGCAGGCTCACGTGCCCCCTGGTTCACCAAAGCCACTCTGCAAAG GTTTGTGAGATTTGTTAGCACACCAGAAGTTCTTGAGAGATTTGTgactatagagagagagattgtgcAGATTGAGAATTCAATTCAATCATGTGACTCGATAGAGGCAGATG GAAATGGATCAGCTACTGATGGGAAGAAATCAAATGCCTCTTCTGAT TCAAAGGGTGAATCCAGTGGAAAAGGCAATGGTGTAGCTGAAGAAAACTCCAA GATTCGTCTTCAGCGTGTTCTGGAAACTCGGAAGGCAGTGCTCCGTAAAGAGCAAGCAATGGCTTATGCCCGTGCTTTAGTTACTGGATATGAGCTGGATTATATAGAAgatctcatttcttttgctGATGCTTTTGGAGCTTCTCGTTTAAG GGAAGCGTGCATAAATTTCATCGATCTATGCAAGAAAAAGAACGAAGATAGGCTTTGGGTAGATGAAATTGCAGCAATGCAAGCAAGCTCTCAGCCCGAATTGCCATACTTAGGAACATCTGAGATCATACTTGCTGGTGAAGATCACGACGATAGTTTTATGATAAATGTTCACCCAAATAGTCTCTCAGGTGGGAAACAGAACGGCTCTGTAGATGCATCAGTGTCCAATTCAACTGCAATTAATGGAAGTTTGGATATTAGCCAAG ATACTAGCTTGCCGGCATCCACTCAAATACCATCAACAAATGGTAGAGCACAAGTGCCACCAATGTCATGGCCGAACCAGCTTCCTCAGTACATGCCCAATTTTCAAGGTCCAGTATTCCAACAAATGCCCCCATATCCAGGCTATGTTTTCCCTGGCATGCAGCCTGCTTCTTCTTACTATCCAGGGCCTAGGCAATGGCCTTCAAATGTGGAAGACGCTGGTCTTGCTCTGGATCGGGAGCTGGATAATCGTCGGAATCATAAATCATCttatagaaataaaaagaaactttcACGTGGTAAAGTTTTGGAAACGTCAGATCAAGATGGATCCACTGAGCCTAGTGACTCCGGTTCTGAGACTGAATCAGAGGATGAGCATTTGGAGAAAGGCAAGAAAAGCTCTTCAAAAGAGCAGCCACGTAAAAAGAAGCACGGGAAGAAGTCATCAAGAAAGGTTGTTATCCGCAATATCAATTACATAACCTCTAAGAGGGATACAGAGAAGGACACTATCTCTGAGGGGAACTCATCTGATGAGGAGTCATTCATTGATGGGGATTCACTCAAACAGCAAGTAGAGGAAGCAGTTGAATCATTGGAGAGAAGACAAAAATCAACTTCACATCGTCGTAAGAAACAACAGGGGGTCAAGCATCCTGGCATTGCAGATGGTTCAAATGATGGTACTGATCAGGAAATTAAGAATGGGGTTTCAAATGATtctgagggaaaaaaaagaaatgacaaCTGGGATGCTTTCCAGAATCTTCTTATGAGAGATGAGTCAAGTTATGTTGCTACAGAGCCTAACACGGTAGAGGTTCAGGAGGaatattttatgactaaaaacTCTGAAGAGGGAAGGGCCTCTAAcctggaaaaggaaaaagttacAAAGCATCAAACAGTACCAAGTGATTCCTTTGTTGTAACAGAGAGGAATACAGGTATGGATGGGAAAACTCCCCTTCGGGAATTTGAAGTTGAGGAAAGTGTCCACCCAACTATTAGGAAAGCAGATACCACAGCTGAAGAATTGTTGTTTTCACAGAGAATTGAAGAATCAGGGGATCATTCCCATGCCATTCTATCTGATTGTGCTACTGAATTTTCCATAACCAAACGTCAAAATGAAGGGGACTGGTTCATAAGCAGCCAACCCGATAAATCGTCAAATCAGGATGAAAGCAAAGATTTCAACATGTTTGACAGCATTTACAATTCACTGGTAGCTGTTGATGTTTCTTGTgctgaaaaaaacaaaaaagatgttTTAGCCGATGACTCTTTCATGGTTCAAGCTCGATCAGTAGATAATGAATCTGATTCACAATTAAGGACTGACATAAGCATGGTTCCAGAGATTGTCGGAGCTACTCGATATGACAATGGGACACCTGAGATCTCAAACAATAAGCCTGAAGCCATTGCCACTCATGAACCAGATGACCTTTACATGGTGCTCGATCGTGATGCAAGAGTAGAGCACAGTATGGCATCTTGGACTCCGGAAATGGATtatgaaaataacattttatccgTTGCAGCCAATAAAAGGCAATCTGACAGTGAAACAGCTGGCTGTGTTGATGATAAGCTGCCTTCTAATAGTAAGGATACAAAAGCTAAACGTGAGACACCTGTGGGCAAAGTTTCGAATAAAGAAGCAAGGTCAACACTTTTAAATGGATCCGTTGGAAAAAGCAAACTTGGCACCATATTGAGGAGTAACAAATCATCTTTTGGAAGCCAAACATCAACTACGAAGAGCAAATTTGAGAAG gaagaagagaaaagaaagagaatggaGGAGTTACTGCTTAAACGGCAGCAGAGAATTGCTGAAAGAAGTGCTTCTAGCGGACTTAATACAGCAACAACTAAAAGGACAGCTGCAGTAAATAGAACCGTCACAACTTCCATAAAGATCGAGAAGACTAAAACTCAGACCCCAATCCAAGAGACCAAGAAACTACAAAAGCCAGTTCTTAGGAGTTCCACCATAGACCGCCTTGCAACTGCACGGATACATAAGGTCTCCCCAACTCAATCAAAATCTGTGAAGCCCAAAAAATCAACCTTGAAGGCAACTGGTGCAGGTGCAAGCACCTTGCCAAAGAAGACTGCTGATGCTGAGAATAAGAAACCGAGTCCAAACAAAGTAAAGCCTTCAGATGAGATAATGGTCCCTAAGAATTCAAATCAGGCACTTTCTTTGGACTCTGATATCCAAGTAAAGGATTACTTGAATTCAACTGCAGGTTTGCCAGTGAAGTCATTAGCTGCACAAATAACCCAAGCTACTGGTGCACTTGATCTGAAAGATATCAAGGAGCTGCACAGTACATCTTCAACTGAAAAGAATGGGGATGATAAGATGTTGCATAGGGATACCTTGGATGATGGAAACTATAGTGGGAACTCAGTAAATGTTGCCTCATCTGTGCCTACAGATCATATTCCGCATTTGGTTCCGCTAGAAGGTAATGTTGATGGGTTATCTAATGCATCTTCTGTTCATGCCGAAGAAAAAACACTTTCTGAAGGCTCCTGCGACCATATTCCTGAAATTGCTATACATCCTATGCCAGTTTCACCTAACAAAGGTCCGATTGCTTCTGCTGAGAATATTGAAGCAAATGgaccaaaaaatgaaaatattttattctcgCCAGAAATTTCTGAGATAGAAATTTTAACTCCACCACCAAGTAATGGAGCAGTCTCAAGGACAGTCCATTCCAGGAAGAAATGGGAGAGCGATGAGAACTCAACTAAACCTGCCAAAGGGTTTAGAAGGCTTCTTTtgtttggaaggaaaaaagCTGAAACTCACTTGTGA
- the LOC121233966 gene encoding uncharacterized protein LOC121233966, with protein MASKLLLIAVSILDAIAFSLAVGAEQRRSTAKVAVDNEANYRYCVYDSDIATGLGVGAFLFLMASQVIIMVASRCFCCGKPLSPGGSRALAIVLFIICWLFFLIAEICLLAGSVRNAYHTKYAIADADPPSCSILRKGVFGAGAAFIFFTTIVSEFYYVCYSKARESFQPYGRDPGVGMGTYK; from the exons ATGGCTTCCAAGCTTCTATTGATTGCAGTCTCAATCCTTGATGCCATCGCTTTCAGTTTGGCTGTCGGTGCTGAGCAAAGGAGAAGCACT GCCAAAGTTGCCGTGGATAATGAAGCAAATTATAGGTACTGTGTCTATGACTCTGACATTGCAACAGGCTTGGGTGTTGGTGCATTTTTGTTTCTCATGGCTAGTCAAGTCATTATAATGGTTGCAAGCCGATGCTTCTGCTGTGGAAAGCCGTTGAGTCCTGGAGGTTCAAGAGCCTTGGCAATTGTTCTTTTCATTATCTGCTG GCTGTTTTTCTTGATCGCGGAAATCTGCTTGCTGGCTGGTTCAGTGAGGAATGCATACCACACCAAGTATGCAATAGCCGATGCAGATCCTCCATCTTGCTCAATCTTGAGAAAGGGAGTTTTTGGAGCAGGAGCAgctttcattttcttcactACCATAGTTTCTGAGTTTTACTATGTTTGCTATTCCAAGGCCAGAGAAAGCTTCCAGCCATATGGTAGAGACCCTGGTGTGGGTATGGGAACCTACAAATGA